The following are encoded together in the Lathyrus oleraceus cultivar Zhongwan6 chromosome 3, CAAS_Psat_ZW6_1.0, whole genome shotgun sequence genome:
- the LOC127128823 gene encoding dof zinc finger protein DOF5.1 produces MVFPSLPTYLDPSNWSQQQAGIDIETQNSLHLQQPSASTVTTAITVETDGCYQGSIRPGSMMDRARMSKIHQNDAAAAAVQKCPRCESTNTKFCYYNNYSLSQPRHFCKACRRYWTRGGALRSVPVGGGCRKNNKRSKGNSVSKPPLKPNRSNDHRQVGASAIAGGSRSENAKSSSGNNNNNNNGGNNSNVNLGMSHFPTQFPFFPSLHHYNNNGYVSQGIDSMVAKNITNTTNVEYQLGRDSLVGEQWRFLNPLQVHHQQQKQQQQRQNHQQFPFMTNLEPQNGLFQFCGENNGETQRSFTSSKAMDSSSASIGMVKMEENNHQRLSLPKNLLSGSGNSNDLFWNEVPSFTPSSSELL; encoded by the exons ATGGTTTTTCCTTCTCTTCCAACCTATCTAGATCCATCCAACTGGTCACAACAG CAAGCAGGAATTGATATTGAAACTCAAAATTCATTGCATCTGCAGCAGCCATCAGCTTCAACTGTTACAACAGCAATCACAGTTGAAACTGATGGCTGCTATCAAGGGTCTATAAGACCGGGATCAATGATGGATCGAGCTAGAATGTCAAAGATACACCAAAACGATGCCGCCGCTGCTGCAGTACAAAAATGTCCAAGATGTGAATCAACAAACACAAAGTTTTGCTACTACAACAACTATAGTCTTTCGCAGCCTCGTCATTTTTGCAAAGCTTGTCGCCGTTATTGGACTAGAGGTGGTGCACTTAGAAGTGTTCCTGTTGGAGGTGGTTGTAGAAAGAATAATAAAAGAAGCAAAGGGAATTCAGTGTCGAAACCGCCTTTAAAACCTAATCGAAGTAATGATCATCGGCAAGTCGGTGCCAGTGCTATTGCAGGTGGTTCTAGATCAGAAAATGCAAAATCTTCTTCtggtaataataataataataataatggaGGCAATAATTCTAATGTGAACTTGGGAATGTCTCATTTTCCAACTCAATTCCCATTTTTTCCTTCTTTGCATCATTATAACAATAATGGCTATGTTTCTCAAGGCATTGATTCTATGGTGGCAAAAAATATTACCAATACTACTAATGTTGAGTATCAACTTGGTAGAGATTCTTTGGTTggtgaacaatggaggtttctGAATCCGCTACAAGTTCATCATCAACAGCAaaagcaacaacaacaacgacagaATCATCAACAATTCCCTTTCATGACAAATTTGGAACCACAAAATGGATTATTTCAATTTTGTGGAGAAAATAATGGTGAAACTCAAAGAAGTTTCACAAGTTCTAAGGCAATGGATTCTTCAAGTGCTAGTATAGGAATggtgaaaatggaagaaaataATCATCAAAGGTTGAGTTTGCCAAAGAATCTCTTGAGTGGTTCAGGAAATAGTAACGATCtattttggaatgaagttcctagTTTCACTCCTTCATCAAGTGAGTTGTTATGA